In Gimesia sp., the following are encoded in one genomic region:
- a CDS encoding M50 family metallopeptidase produces MLGNVAPTEFDLRFSIFGIPIRVHPLFWVVAAFMGWNPDDLKFTWIWIACVFVSILVHELGHAIMAKIFGWPPQIILYHFGGLAVYQPYSGLTTQRSIIISAAGPMAGFILFGIVWVFRYYSIRFGLWDGFSPQARGYIALAFYDLIFINLYWGLINLAPVLPLDGGHICEDICKSVKRYRGDILALQISMVVAGGLAVYFFSQHMRYAGIMFALFGVFNFQMYQQRNRSW; encoded by the coding sequence ATGCTGGGAAATGTCGCTCCCACAGAATTTGATTTACGTTTTTCCATATTTGGCATTCCGATCCGCGTGCATCCACTGTTCTGGGTTGTGGCCGCCTTCATGGGCTGGAATCCAGATGATCTGAAATTTACCTGGATCTGGATTGCCTGCGTGTTCGTCTCCATCCTGGTTCACGAACTGGGACACGCCATTATGGCTAAAATATTCGGCTGGCCTCCCCAGATTATCCTCTACCATTTCGGCGGTCTGGCCGTCTATCAGCCATATTCGGGGCTCACCACACAACGCTCGATCATCATTTCCGCCGCTGGCCCGATGGCCGGGTTCATCCTGTTCGGCATCGTGTGGGTCTTCCGCTATTATTCGATCCGCTTTGGCCTCTGGGACGGATTCAGTCCGCAGGCGAGAGGGTATATTGCGCTCGCCTTTTATGACCTGATCTTTATCAACCTCTACTGGGGGTTGATAAATCTGGCACCGGTACTCCCACTGGATGGCGGACACATCTGCGAAGATATCTGCAAGTCGGTCAAACGTTACCGGGGCGATATCCTGGCGCTGCAGATATCGATGGTCGTTGCCGGCGGTCTGGCCGTTTATTTTTTTTCACAGCATATGCGCTACGCGGGAATCATGTTTGCACTCTTCGGCGTCTTCAACTTCCAGATGTACCAGCAGCGCAATCGGTCCTGGTAA
- a CDS encoding enolase C-terminal domain-like protein — translation MAKSTDIKIVEAKFSTEQVPFRTPLKFGGRVMDSSVLLNVEVIVETRSGKQGIGIGSMPAGNIWAWPSSVVSPEDALKAMIEFLEEAVEIANICPEIAHPIDLMYHISAEYHFMAKKIAKKLGLEEEIPELAQLVASSPLDAAIHDGFGRANHINSYNGLSSEYMIHDLTEYLDDQFAGEYLDQYTLRDPKPTLPLYHLVGALDPITEADVAERIDDGLPETLGEWIKADGLTHLKIKLSGDNLDWDISRVIAVENEAAKAQAERGQDNWCYSLDFNEKCENVDYVLDFLNKVREQSPAAFDRVQYIEQPTNRDLKANPENKMHEAAKIKPVVIDESLVDYESLLLSRDLGYSGVALKACKGQTESLFLGAAAQKFDMFLCVQDLTCCGYSFLHSASLAARIPTVAAIEGNGRQYCPGPNKKWTRSYPGMFKLTDGTVKTGELNGDGLGF, via the coding sequence ATGGCCAAGTCAACAGACATCAAAATTGTTGAGGCAAAATTTTCAACGGAACAAGTTCCCTTTCGCACACCCCTGAAATTTGGTGGTCGGGTGATGGACAGCAGCGTGCTGCTGAACGTGGAAGTGATCGTTGAAACACGCTCAGGAAAACAGGGCATCGGAATCGGCAGTATGCCGGCCGGGAATATCTGGGCCTGGCCTTCCAGCGTGGTCAGTCCTGAAGATGCACTGAAAGCGATGATCGAGTTTCTGGAAGAAGCGGTGGAAATCGCCAATATCTGCCCGGAAATCGCTCATCCCATCGACCTGATGTATCACATTTCCGCTGAATACCACTTCATGGCCAAGAAAATTGCCAAGAAGCTGGGACTGGAAGAAGAGATCCCCGAACTGGCTCAGTTGGTCGCATCCAGCCCCCTGGATGCCGCGATTCATGACGGTTTTGGCCGGGCCAATCATATCAACAGCTACAACGGTCTGTCTTCCGAGTACATGATCCATGACCTGACGGAGTACCTGGACGATCAGTTCGCCGGCGAATACCTGGATCAGTACACGCTTCGCGATCCTAAACCGACTCTCCCACTGTACCACCTGGTGGGAGCCCTGGATCCAATCACCGAAGCTGACGTCGCCGAGCGAATCGACGATGGACTGCCGGAAACTCTGGGCGAGTGGATCAAGGCTGACGGTTTGACCCACCTCAAGATCAAGCTGTCAGGGGACAACCTGGACTGGGACATCAGCCGTGTGATTGCGGTCGAAAATGAAGCCGCCAAAGCCCAGGCTGAGCGGGGACAGGATAACTGGTGCTACTCACTCGACTTCAACGAAAAGTGTGAGAACGTCGATTACGTGCTGGACTTTCTGAACAAAGTCCGCGAACAATCCCCGGCTGCCTTTGATCGGGTGCAGTACATCGAACAGCCGACCAATCGGGATCTCAAAGCCAACCCCGAAAATAAAATGCATGAGGCTGCCAAGATCAAACCGGTGGTCATCGATGAATCACTGGTCGACTACGAATCGCTGCTCTTGAGCCGCGATCTGGGTTATTCCGGCGTGGCACTCAAAGCCTGTAAGGGACAGACTGAATCGCTGTTCCTCGGGGCCGCTGCCCAGAAATTCGACATGTTCCTCTGCGTGCAGGACCTGACCTGCTGCGGTTATTCGTTCCTGCACTCCGCAAGCCTGGCCGCCCGTATTCCCACGGTTGCGGCGATTGAAGGCAACGGACGGCAGTACTGTCCTGGACCGAACAAGAAGTGGACCCGCTCGTATCCCGGGATGTTCAAACTCACCGATGGTACAGTAAAGACCGGTGAGCTGAACGGAGACGGGCTGGGCTTCTAA
- a CDS encoding ATP-grasp domain-containing protein, whose product MNSQFTHSETDAATLLIVGASTRAAAASALRAGMRPVCVDQFGDQDLHALARVIPRTSAPDDWLHELVALEPMEWIFTGAVENQSELITQISAQHKLRGCDPECLSRVRDPFFLETLLSENSIRMSPCLPVEAKPADAKNWLLKPLESAAGQGIYFMGERPGENAASGDCYLQRYQSGAPLSALFIAFPEAVVLVGMALQFCGNPTLGAAAFQFCGGVTISPVPDGLRSDLEELGTTVARGCGIQGLFGCDLIGSPDDEEPLWLTEVNPRYTGLTELFELQSQVPLLGWHLKACRSFADNSAEPAAAGELKTQLGRALREPFQQISKGILYAQRDRTAPEIRFSGIPDDCYAIPESADLPYLGTLIPRGTPFCSVYGTGKNPRESLQVLARRVNKYQQLLASGELPEESGDNPHTSPGTVKEPENLFFSRFFSSVPGRLSFLEESPD is encoded by the coding sequence ATGAATAGCCAATTCACACACTCTGAAACCGACGCAGCTACCCTGCTGATTGTAGGTGCCAGTACGCGCGCTGCTGCCGCCTCTGCGCTTCGTGCGGGCATGCGTCCCGTGTGTGTCGATCAGTTCGGCGACCAGGATCTGCATGCCCTGGCCCGTGTGATTCCCCGGACATCCGCACCGGATGACTGGCTGCACGAACTGGTTGCCCTGGAACCAATGGAATGGATCTTTACGGGTGCGGTGGAGAACCAAAGCGAACTGATCACGCAGATCAGCGCGCAGCACAAGCTAAGAGGTTGCGATCCTGAGTGTCTGAGTCGGGTGCGAGATCCATTTTTTTTAGAGACGTTGCTGTCCGAAAATTCGATCCGCATGTCTCCCTGTCTGCCTGTGGAAGCGAAACCTGCCGATGCGAAAAACTGGCTCCTGAAGCCACTCGAGAGTGCTGCTGGCCAGGGGATTTATTTTATGGGCGAACGTCCTGGGGAGAACGCAGCGTCCGGCGACTGTTATCTGCAGCGGTATCAGTCGGGAGCCCCCTTGTCGGCGCTGTTTATCGCCTTTCCGGAAGCGGTCGTTCTGGTGGGAATGGCACTGCAGTTCTGTGGAAACCCGACGCTGGGGGCTGCTGCGTTTCAGTTCTGTGGCGGAGTGACTATCTCGCCGGTCCCAGATGGTTTGCGATCCGATCTCGAAGAACTGGGCACCACCGTCGCCCGGGGTTGCGGGATTCAGGGTCTTTTTGGCTGTGATCTGATCGGGAGCCCGGACGACGAAGAGCCGCTCTGGCTGACCGAGGTCAACCCGCGGTATACCGGGCTGACGGAACTGTTTGAGCTGCAATCCCAAGTGCCGCTATTGGGCTGGCACTTAAAAGCCTGTCGCTCGTTTGCAGATAATTCAGCAGAGCCGGCTGCCGCTGGTGAGTTAAAGACACAACTCGGACGGGCCTTGCGAGAGCCATTTCAGCAAATCTCGAAAGGAATCCTGTATGCCCAGCGGGACCGGACGGCTCCTGAGATTCGTTTCTCGGGCATCCCGGACGACTGTTATGCGATCCCCGAAAGCGCCGATCTTCCCTATCTCGGTACTTTGATCCCTCGAGGAACGCCGTTCTGTTCGGTGTATGGGACGGGCAAGAATCCCCGGGAAAGCCTGCAGGTCCTGGCGAGGCGGGTCAACAAATATCAGCAGTTACTGGCATCAGGGGAATTGCCGGAAGAGTCTGGTGACAATCCGCATACCAGCCCGGGAACAGTAAAGGAACCGGAAAATCTGTTTTTTTCACGTTTTTTCTCAAGCGTCCCGGGAAGACTTTCGTTTCTTGAAGAATCTCCTGATTGA
- the fae gene encoding formaldehyde-activating enzyme, which yields MSMFVGESLVGEGNEVAHIDLLIGDKNGPVGAAFANALSSQKMGHSNLLAVLTPNLAVKPATVMVTKVTIKGAKQAVQMFGPAQYAVAKAVADSVEAGVIPKDQCEDLVIVCGVFIHWEADDDKKIFDYNYEATKEAIARAMKNEPSVDEMIAKKSEASHPFYAG from the coding sequence ATGTCTATGTTTGTCGGTGAGTCACTTGTCGGTGAAGGTAATGAAGTTGCTCATATCGATCTGTTGATTGGTGACAAAAACGGCCCTGTCGGGGCTGCCTTTGCAAACGCCCTGTCCAGCCAGAAAATGGGTCACAGCAACCTGCTGGCTGTTCTGACACCCAACCTGGCCGTTAAGCCCGCTACCGTCATGGTTACCAAAGTGACCATCAAAGGTGCCAAGCAGGCCGTTCAGATGTTTGGTCCTGCTCAGTATGCTGTTGCCAAAGCTGTTGCAGACAGCGTTGAAGCTGGCGTGATCCCCAAAGATCAGTGCGAAGACCTGGTCATCGTCTGTGGCGTCTTCATCCACTGGGAAGCTGACGACGACAAGAAGATCTTCGATTACAACTACGAAGCCACCAAAGAAGCCATCGCACGGGCCATGAAGAATGAGCCTTCTGTTGATGAAATGATCGCCAAGAAGAGTGAAGCATCTCACCCCTTCTACGCCGGCTGA
- a CDS encoding NADP-dependent methylenetetrahydromethanopterin/methylenetetrahydrofolate dehydrogenase, translating into MKKILIQLDSSQHASTFDRVVAIDAGVDELMSYHEVTPVNVEALVHGAMFTRGPEDLKNTALFIGGSDTHSGENLLRKVQETFFGPVRVSVMMDSNGCNTTAAAAVLAADKHLDFSETKALVLGGTGPVGLRAAQLLARRGAEVVLASRSEERAQAACDAITGLVEDARVQPLSLKDHKQLEAANQDTSLIISAGAAGVQLLPAACWKPLKNLKVVIDLNAVPPAGIEDVDVMDKATERDGKICFGAIGVGGTKMKIHKAAIRKLFEANDLVLDTEEIYQIGVELQS; encoded by the coding sequence ATGAAAAAAATACTGATTCAACTGGATTCCAGTCAACATGCCAGCACGTTTGATCGCGTCGTCGCCATTGATGCCGGCGTGGATGAATTGATGAGCTACCACGAAGTGACTCCCGTCAACGTCGAAGCACTCGTGCATGGTGCCATGTTTACCCGCGGACCGGAAGATCTCAAAAATACCGCACTCTTTATCGGCGGCAGTGATACCCATTCGGGTGAAAACCTGCTACGGAAAGTTCAGGAAACATTTTTTGGACCCGTGCGGGTTTCGGTCATGATGGATTCCAATGGCTGCAATACCACCGCAGCTGCAGCCGTGCTCGCGGCAGATAAGCATCTCGATTTCTCCGAAACCAAAGCGCTGGTGCTCGGCGGCACCGGCCCCGTCGGTCTCCGTGCGGCACAACTGCTGGCCCGTCGTGGCGCTGAAGTGGTCCTCGCCTCCCGTTCGGAAGAACGCGCCCAGGCTGCCTGTGATGCGATTACAGGACTCGTCGAAGACGCCCGGGTGCAACCGCTGTCTCTTAAAGATCACAAACAACTGGAAGCCGCCAATCAGGATACCAGCCTGATCATCTCCGCCGGAGCAGCCGGCGTGCAACTGTTACCCGCAGCCTGCTGGAAGCCGCTGAAGAATCTCAAAGTTGTCATCGACCTAAACGCGGTTCCACCTGCCGGCATCGAAGATGTCGACGTGATGGACAAGGCTACCGAGCGGGACGGAAAAATCTGTTTCGGTGCCATCGGGGTCGGCGGGACTAAGATGAAAATTCACAAAGCCGCCATCCGTAAACTCTTCGAAGCCAATGATCTCGTTCTCGATACCGAAGAGATCTATCAGATTGGCGTCGAACTGCAGTCCTGA
- a CDS encoding sigma-70 family RNA polymerase sigma factor, producing the protein MNQKLDDAAIMKRVCAGEYLLFDELVLRYRQRLLRFAWSKYGNQCAAEDLVQEAFLAAYAARETYNPAFAFSTWIWTIFLNLCRRHYKREMKQPREVVRSALGTSEEIRIPEPSSTETPLQTALRTEQFELLVTYLADLPEVQADALRLRFFGGLKFSEIALTMECSLSAAKIRVKNGLLQLAQRFSEETPSEGEVS; encoded by the coding sequence ATGAATCAGAAACTGGACGATGCCGCCATCATGAAACGCGTCTGTGCAGGAGAATATCTCCTGTTCGACGAACTCGTGTTGCGCTATCGTCAGCGTCTGTTACGCTTCGCCTGGAGCAAATACGGGAACCAATGTGCCGCGGAGGACCTCGTGCAGGAAGCATTCCTGGCTGCCTATGCGGCCCGGGAGACTTACAATCCTGCCTTTGCCTTTTCAACCTGGATCTGGACGATTTTCCTGAACCTCTGTCGTCGGCATTACAAGCGGGAAATGAAGCAACCCCGCGAAGTTGTGCGGTCTGCATTGGGAACCAGCGAAGAAATCAGGATTCCCGAGCCCAGTTCGACCGAAACACCCCTGCAGACCGCTCTCAGAACCGAGCAGTTTGAACTGCTGGTGACTTACCTGGCTGATCTGCCGGAAGTCCAGGCGGATGCACTCCGTCTGCGGTTTTTTGGAGGACTGAAATTCTCTGAAATTGCTCTGACGATGGAATGCAGTCTTTCGGCTGCAAAAATACGTGTGAAAAATGGATTGCTTCAACTCGCTCAGCGTTTTTCTGAAGAGACCCCTTCAGAAGGAGAAGTCTCATGA